A single Lactuca sativa cultivar Salinas chromosome 8, Lsat_Salinas_v11, whole genome shotgun sequence DNA region contains:
- the LOC111908637 gene encoding uncharacterized protein LOC111908637 isoform X4, with the protein MALSVSDLPAMYSLLSNSLSGDVALRKPAESTLAQSENMPGFCSCLMEVITAKDLASQTDVRLMASLYFKNSINRYWRNKRDSSGITNEEKSHLRQKLLSHLREENYQISLTLAVLISKIARIDYPKEWPELFSVLAQQLQSSDVLTSHRIFMILFRTLKELSTKRLASDQKNFAEITSQFFEYSWHLWQTDMKTILNGFSSLTQITNSNASEIHQDELYLTCERWFLCSKIIRQLIVSGFPSDEKSLQEVRPVKEVCPLLLKAIQSLLPYYSSFGEHHLKLFEFIKRACTKVMKILIAIQTRHPYSFGDQNVLPLVMDFCLNKITDPEPEIMSFDQFLIQCMSMAKIVLECKEYKPIMTGRVVDDTVVTLEQRKKNISGAVAGVLSSLLPNERVVLLCNVLIRRYFVLTSNDLEEWHQNPESFHHEQDAVLWSEKLRPCAEALYIVLFHNHSQLLGPVVVSILQEAMSGCPPSVTDMTSGLLLKDAAYGAAAYIYYELSNYLSFKDWFDNALSLELTNDHPNMRIIHRKVALILGQWVSEIKDDTKRPVYCALIRLLQDRDLCVRLAASRSLYFHIEDAAFSQQEFSDLLPVCWKLSFKLIEDVQEFDSKVQVLNTISVLIAYVGDIIPYALELVQFFQKSWEESSGESLLQIQLLNALKNFVVALGYKSPMCYNVLLPVLVSGLNLNSPDELLEDSMQLWEATISNAPSMVPQLLAYFPSLVDILERSFDHLKVAASIIEGYIILGGTEFLSLHASSVAKLFDLVVGNVNDKGLLSILPVIDVLIQCSPSDGPQLISSTLQKMMVICLTGDDRVPTSTAVKASSAAILARILVTNTNFVGQLGSEPSLLMLLQNAGFPVGENILLCLVDVWLDKVDNVNYIQKKTFGFALSIILTLRLPQVLDKLDQILSVCTSVILGGSEDTAEDESSDSMSSSRPQFPSKEFRRRQMKIADPINQLSLENSVRENLQTCASLHGDAFNTAMARMHPAALAQLKQALKMT; encoded by the exons ATGGCACTCTCAGTCTCCGACTTACCTGCGATGTATTCACTGCTTTCCAATTCACTTAGCGGCGATGTAGCCTTGCGGAAGCCTGCTGAATCGACGCTTGCGCAGTCCGAGAACATGCCGGGGTTCTGTTCTTGTCTAATG GAAGTGATAACTGCAAAGGACTTGGCATCTCAGACTGATGTTCGTTTAATGGCATCATTGTATTTCAAGAACAGTATCAACCGCTACTGGAGAAACAAGCGTGACTCATC GGGTATTACCAATGAGGAGAAGTCACATTTGAGGCAAAAGTTGTTGTCTCACTTGAGAGAGGAGAACTATCAG ATTTCTCTTACCTTGGCTGTTCTAATCTCCAAAATAGCTCGCATTGACTATCCTAAAGAATG GCCTGAGCTCTTTTCTGTTTTAGCCCAACAACTTCAATCATCAGATGTTCTTACTTCACACAGAATCTTTATGATTCTTTTCCGAACATTGAAGGAGTTATCCACCAAACGTCTTGCATCAGATCAAAAGAACTTTGCTGAG ATAACATCCCAGTTTTTTGAGTACAGCTGGCATCTTTGGCAAACTGATATGAAGACCATACTAAATGGCTTCTCTTCCCTTACTCAAATCACAAACTCAAATGCTTCTGAAATCCATCAAGATGAACTTTATTTAACATGTGAAAGATGGTTTCTGTGCTCAAAGATAATCCGTCAGTTGATAGTTTCAGGGTTTCCAAGCGATGAAAAATCTTTACAG GAGGTTCGGCCAGTCAAGGAGGTCTGTCCTTTGCTGTTAAAAGCAATCCAATCTCTCCTTCCATACT ATTCATCTTTTGGGGAACACCATTTGAAactttttgaatttataaaaagggCTTGCACGAAAGTGATGAAGATTTTAATTGCAATCCAGACAAGGCATCCGTATTCTTTTGGTGACCAAAATGTCCTCCCATTAGTCATGGATTTCTGTTTAAATAAAATAACAGATCCTGAACCAGAGATAATGTCATTTGATCAGTTTCTTATTCAATGCATGTCAATGGCAAAAATTGTTCTTGAATGCAAAGAATACAAACCAATCATGACTGGACGTGTGGTAGATGATACTGTAGTAACCCTTGAGCAAAGAAAGAAAAACATTTCTGGAGCTGTTGCAGGGGTACTTTCGTCTCTTTTGCCCAATGAAAGAGTTGTACTCTTGTGTAATGTATTGATAAGAAG GTACTTTGTATTAACATCAAATGATTTGGAGGAGTGGCATCAAAACCCTGAGTCTTTCCACCATGAACAGGATGCAGTTCTTTGGTCTGAGAAACTAAGGCCATGTGCTGAAGCTTTATACATTGTTTTGTTTCACAATCATAGCCAA CTGTTAGGACCTGTTGTTGTTTCAATTCTTCAAGAGGCAATGAGTGGTTGTCCTCCTTCAGTAACTGATATGACTTCAGGCTTGCTTTTAAAAGATGCTGCTTATGGTGCAGCTGCATATATTTATTATGAGCTGTCTAATTATCTCAGCTTTAAGGATTG GTTTGACAATGCTTTATCATTGGAACTCACAAATGATCATCCCAACATGCGGATTATACATAGGAAAGTTGCACTTATTCTTGGTCAATGGGTTTCTGAG ATTAAAGATGACACCAAACGACCAGTCTATTGTGCTCTCATCAGGTTGCTACAGGACAGAGACTTGTGTGTCAgg CTGGCAGCATCTCGTTCATTAtatttccatattgaagatgctGCTTTTTCACAGCAAGAATTTTCTGATCTCCTCCCAGTTTGTTGGAAACTGTCTTTTAAATTGATTGAGGATGTTCAGGAGTTTGATTCCAAG GTTCAAGTGTTGAACACAATCTCTGTGTTGATTGCTTATGTTGGTGACATCATCCCATACGCCCTTGAATTGGTTCAATTTTTTCAAAAG TCTTGGGAGGAATCTTCTGGTGAAAGCCTTCTACAGATTCAGCTTCTAAATGCTTTGAAGAACTTTGTAGTTGCACTTGGGTACAAATCTCCTATGTGCTACAATGTTCTACTCCCTGTTTTAGTTAGTGGACTTAATCTTAATAGCCCAGATGAACTTCTTGAAGACAGTATGCAG CTATGGGAAGCTACaatttccaatgccccttcaatGGTCCCACAACTCCTGGCATACTTCCCATCTCTAGTGGATATACTGGAAAGAAGTTTTGATCACTTAAAG gttgCTGCATCTATCATCGAAGGCTACATAATTTTAGGTGGGACAGAATTTCTGAGTTTGCATGCTTCAAGTGTTGCTAAGCTTTTTGATCTTGTTGTTGGAAATGTGAATGATAAAGGCTTACTTTCTATACTACCTGTCATTGATGTTTTAATTCag TGTTCTCCTTCTGATGGGCCACAGCTGATCAGTAGTACCCTTCag AAAATGATGGTGATATGCTTAACTGGAGATGATCGAGTGCCTACAAGTACAGCTGTAAAGGCATCTTCAGCTGCAATTCTTGCAAGAATTTTGGTGACAAATACAAATTTTGTAGGGCAATTAGGATCAGAGCCTTCACTTTTGATGTTGCTTCAGAATGCTGGTTTCCCTGTTGGGGAGAATATTCTTTTATGTCTTGTTGATGTATGGCTTGACAAG GTTGACAATGTAAATTATATTCAGAAAAAGACATTTGGATTTGCGCTTTCTATAATTCTAACATTAAGGTTGCCTCAAGTACTTGATAAATTAGATCAAATACTAAG TGTATGTACAAGTGTCATATTGGGTGGAAGTGAAGACACAGCTGAAGATGAATCCAG TGATAGTATGAGCTCTAGCAGACCTCAATTCCCAAGTAAAGAATTCAGGAGGAGACAA ATGAAAATTGCAGACCCTATAAATCAGTTGTCACTTGAGAATTCAGTGAGGGAGAATCTCCAAACATGTGCCAGTCTACATGGGGATGCCTTCAACACTGCCATGGCTAGAATGCATCCTGCAGCATTAGCCCAACTGAAACAAGCTCTTAAAATGACATAA